The genomic stretch GATGAGAAAACGACCGGTGAATTGAGGTTAGAGCTGGAGGAGGAGTATTCTTTTGAGGAACTGGAGACTTATTTGCCGGTTTATCATAAGGACAAGATGCTTGCAATTTTGTTTTTGAGGAGAAAAGACCAAGAATTGGAGTTGGATCTGAATTTCACCCAAGCTTTGACAAATATTTTGGTGGTGGCATTGGAAAACAAGCGTTTTGCCCGAAAGCAACTCGAACAGGAAATCCTAAACAGGGAAGTGGCAATAGCATCCCAAGTTCAGCAGATGTTGTTTCCTGCAGAGCTTCCCATAGATAAGGAATTGAAGGCTAAGGTGACGTATCTGCCGCATAGTATGGTAGGAGGTGACTATTATGATCTTATCCGCAAGTCCAAAGATGAAGTTTACTTTTGTATAGCGGATGTGTCTGGAAAGGGGATTGCTGCGGCTTTATTGATGTCCAACTTTCAGGCAGCTCTGCGTACGCTTTTGAGGAGTGATGCTGATTTGGAAATGGTGGTGAAGCAGCTGAATTATACCCTTTTTGAGAACACTAATGGGGAGCGATTTATAACTTTTTTCCTAGGATACTTTAATTTCAAAACCCGGGTACTTTCCTATGTGAATGCAGGCCATAATCCACCGCTGCTCTGTCGTGATGAAGTTGGTCTTTGTGATAGTCTCGATGCGGGTACTACTATATTAGGGGCTTTTGATGAACTTCCTTTTCTGGAAGTGGGTAAGCGGGAAGATCTTAAGAATTTTTCCTTGCACTTGTACACTGACGGGTTGACAGAAGCTATGAATCCTGCTGAGGAGGAGTATGGAGAGGAGCGTCTCGAACAATTCGTGAATAAAAACCATAAGCTGGATCCGGATGATTTTCATCGAAAATTTTTGAAAAAAATCAACGAGTTTTCGAAAGATATTCCCCTAAGAGATGACCTGACTTTACTGAGTTTAAGATTTCAATAAAATGGTTTGGCATTCTGTTCCTTCACTTATCCAGCGCTTGTATCCAGCTAGAATATGGAAGAAGGCAGATGGAGATAATAGGGTTTACCTGACGTTTGACGATGGTCCCGTGCCGGGAGTAACAGAGTTTGTCCTTGAAGAATTAGCAAAAAGAGATCAGAAAGCTACCTTTTTTGTAGTGGGGGATAATGTGAGGAAAAATCTTGGTTTAGCACGGGAAATTCTCGATCAAGGTCATAAAATCGGGAATCATACCTTCAATCACCTCAATGGCTGGAGGACAGAGCAGGGCAAATACCTGGATAATATTAACATATGTGAAGAGATTTTAGGGGATTTACTTGGTATCAAAACACATCTTTTTAGACCGCCTTATGGGTTGATCAGTTCTGCTCAGGCAGCAGAGGTCTCCAAGTCTTACCAGATCGTGATGTGGACTATGCTCTCTGGTGACTATGATCTGAGGCTGAAGCCGGAAATGATCGTGAAAAAATCCATAAAATATACCGCAGCTGGAAGTATTGCGGTTTTTCATGATCAGCAAAAAACCAAAGATGTGTTACCCCAGATATTGCCTCAGTACCTTGATTACATCAGGGAGAAGGGATGGAAAACAGATTTGCTATGATAGTTTGGGTTTGTTATAGTATAGTAACCTTGATTATCCTGCAGTTTTGCATTTTGCTGATCCGCATAGATTTCTACTGGAAAAACCATAGAGCCACTTCTGTAGAACTTCCATTTGTGTCGGTCTTGGTAGCTGCAAGAAATGAGGAGAGAGATCTTGTGGATCTTCTTTTGTCACTGGAAAATATAGATTATCCCGCCGATAAGATAGAATTTCTATTTGCTGATGACCAGAGTTCGGATCGTACAGCGCAGCTATTGGGGCAGTGGTGTGAGCATAGTGCCAATCGATCTTTTATAAGCATAGATTCTTCTCAGGCGGCATTATATAATGAGAACGGCAAGGCTAATGCATTGGGCATATTGGCGGAAGAGGCTAAGGGAGATTATTATTTCTTTACGGATGCGGATTGTGTGGTAAATAGGGAGTGGATCAGAGAAGGTGTAGGGTCGTTTTCAGGAAATACTGGTCTGCTGATAGGAATCACTCAAGTGAAAGCAGAGCGTATGCTGGGGAGATTTCAGGAAATAGATTGGTGGCTGACCTTAGGTTTTGTAAAAGTTGCCACAGATCTGCATATTCACACTACGGGGTTGGGTAATAATATGGTGATCAGCAAGGAGGCTTATGTGAAAAGTGGAGGTTTTAAAAGTATTCCTTTTTGCCTCACCGAAGATTTGGAGATATCACGGGCAATTCAGAAAAAGGGATTCGGTATAGCCCATCAGGTTAGTTCAGGAATGCTCTTGAAAACCAAACCTGAAGCATCATTAACATCCCTGATGAGCCAGCGTAAGAGGTGGATGCATGGGATGATGACTTTGCCTTTATATTGGAAGTTGGGATTGGGTCTTCAATTTGGCTACTTTATGGGGATAATCGGCCTTTTTATCTTTATGCCAAAAATTGGAGTGGTCTTAGCCTTGGTGAAAATGGCGCTCCAAGGACTGTTTTTACATAGATTTGCACATAGAGCAGGAGAGAGGGGTAGCTGGTTATATTTGCTGTTTTTTGATTTTTATAGTTCTATTTCGACCCTCCTTACTATTCTTTATTATTTTTGGCCTTCCAAAACAAATTGGAAATCCAGAATATACCCATGAACTACATAGAGACCCACGCACATATTTACTCTACTAAATTCGATTCCGATCGGGATCAGGTGATCCAGGACATAAGAAATGCAGGTATAGAACGCGTATATATGCCAAATGTGGATGTAGCTACCATAGAGGCTATGCTGGCATGTGAGGAGCGGTATCCCGGTCTGTGTATTCCGATGATGGGGCTGCATCCCTGTGATGTGAAGGATGATTACCCTGAGCAGTTGGCAATAATGGAAGATTGGTTGAATAAGCGTCCATTTGCTGCAATAGGTGAAATAGGATTGGATTTATATTGGGATAAGACCTTTTTTGAGCAGCAGAAAGAAGCATTAAGAATCCAGATCAATTGGGCAAAAGAGAGAGAATTGCCAATTGTACTTCATTGCAGGGATTCTATAGATGAGACCATAGCCATTGTCCAAGATGCATATGATGGTAAACTTAAGGGGGTATTCCACTGCTTTACCGGAACGTTGGATCAGGCTAGGCAGATTACTGAAATGGGCTTTCTTCTGGGAATAGGAGGAGTGGTCACATTTAAGAATGGAGGATTGGACAGGATACTTCCGGAAATCAGTCTGGATCACCTGGTATTGGAAACGGATGCTCCATATCTTGCGCCGGTACCTAATCGAGGTAAAAGGAACTCTCCAGCCTATTTGCCGATTATAGCTGAGAAAATCGGAGACTTGCTCCATCTGTCGAAGGAAGAAGTAGCCCTAAAAACAAAACAAAATGCCCTTAACCTATTCCGTGAGATTGGATCATGAATTATAAAATAGTACGATTAAATACAGCGCTACGTACAAGTAAAACTTCTTCAGTATTGATCATCTATACCGGAGGTACCCTTGGCATGGCATATGATGAGAGTGGTGCATTGGTGCCCTTTAATTTTGGGCAGATTCTTGAAAAGATCCCCATTCTCTATACTATGGATATTGCCATTACGGTGATTTCATTTCCTGAGCCTATAGATTCCTCCAATGTCTCTATGAGCCACTGGAAGGATATGGCGTATATAATCTATGAAAACTACGATAGCTATGATGGGTTTGTAGTGTTGCATGGGACGGACACCATGGCATATTCAGCCTCAATGCTCAGTTACATGCTTCAGGGGTTAAACAAACCTGTGATTTTCACAGGTGCCCAGCTTCCTATCTCTGCCATGAGATCTGATGCACGGGAAAATCTTATGACATCATTGGAAATCGCCACGGCAAAGATCAATGACAAACCTATTGTGCCTGAGGTTTGCATTTTCTTCAATCATCTCTTGCTTAGAGGCAACCGCTCGAAGAAAGTTCAAAGTGTTCATTTTGACGCTTTTGAATCCGAGAATTACCCCCCATTGGCAGAGTCCGGGATTGTAATCGACTATAATACCCAGGCTATCCGCTCTTTGGAGTCAAATAAGAAGCTGGTGAATAGGAATTCACTGGACAACAATGTTTTGATTCTCAAATTATTTCCGGGGATCACCCAAAGAGTCATAGATGCGACGCTGGATATCAAAGGACTAAAAGGCGTGGTGCTGGAAACCTATGGATCAGGTAATAGCCCAAGCGAGGAATGGTTTATGAGTTCTCTTCAAAGAGCCATCAAAAAAGGGATTATTATTCTGAATGTATCACAGTGTAACGGTGGTCGCGTCATACAGGGGAGATATGAGACTAGTAAAGAGCTTTTGAATGTTGGCGTGATCAGTGGGACGGATATGACCACCGAGGCAGCTATCACCAAATTAATGTTTTTGCTGGGACAGGAGAGCACGCATGCTGATGTGGTGGAGAAATTAAAAATGCCTCTTGCCGGGGAAATGAGCGCATAAATACAAATTCCCTGGGCTATTTTTCAGGATAATTTGGAAAGGGCGTTAATAATAATTTTCTTTGCACTCCGATTTGGCATACGGATCGGATAATTCAACTAGAGAGGTGTCCGAGTGGTTGAAGGAGCACGCCTGGAAAGCGTGTATACCCGTGAGGGTATCGAGGGTTCGAATCCCTTCCTCTCTGCAAATAAGGCCAACTTTAGCAATAAGGTTGGCTTTTTTCATTTCGGTGTGTTCTATTACTTATGGTGAGGAAGGGACGAGAACCCTAGGTTTGAAATCGACCGCAGGGAGATTCGAGAGGGACAGTGCGGCATGGCAGCGGGTATGAGCAATCCCTTCCTCTCTGCATCTAAAACCAACTTCAGCGATAAGGTTTGTTTTTTGGTGTGCCGTACATGGCAATGAAACTAGACGGTTAAAGCGAAGGTGGATCAAACCGCAAGAAAATCAGTATAGGAAGAAAGGCCAAAAAGGCTGGAAACCTCTTTGTTTATGGGTTGCCTTGTTTAGTTTTGGGGATCTATATGCCTTTCATGAAATCGATCCTGCCTATCGGATAGATAGGCAGGACTCAAGCATCGCACAGTGGAATGATTATTCTAAATTTGACCTGCCTGTCACAAACAGGGATTCCCTATTTGACGACAGGTGTGGCAATATAAAATCAATTTGAAATAAAATTTTTTTGATATTGGAATTAAAGCACGGGTTTTACCTTAAGCCAAAAAAAGAACAGGCTCAGATTCAAATTCTGATAGGGTTTTTTACCTTATTACTCATTATAGGGGTTTTAGCTATTTGCTGGAAAACCGGTTTTTGGCTACCGTTCTTTTTTTCTGTTCCAATTCTGTTATCTGTGGTTGCGCCATTTTTTGATGTGCCGGCTCTAAGGAAGAGTGGGGATTTAATCTATTATTCCCCATTGTTTCTGGCAGAAAAACCCAAGAATGGCAAAATAACTATTCATGGAGGTACCTTGTTTGATTATGTTTTTGTCATTGGGCGTAACCTTAATGGAAAATCAAGGACTAACCTTATCATTCAGCAATACTTGGAGGGACTGATTAAGCTCCTTGATCATCATAGCAGAGAAAATCAGGAAAACTTCACCATCCGTGGCACCAGCTACATACTCAATGAGAGAACGGCTAGAAAAATAGGGTTTAAGGTAGTTCAGACTGATTTTCTACAGAGAATCATTTTGATTTTCAATTACTTCAATCTCATGCTTACCTATTCCATAGCAAAAGGAAAGTGGTCCTGGCCGAGCGTGGTGGAAACCAAAACCTTTGAGGCAAACCTCTTTGACCTGATGGGAAAAAGGGATTTTACCCAAAAGCTGAAAGAAAGTCTAGAGGAAAGGCTGAGCTATTCTGATTAACCAGCTAGTTAAAAAGCAACGTGAAAACGATAATGGTTTAAAGCCAACTCCAACAATCGAACTCAAGAAGTTGGATTAAAAAATCCTAACGATTGGGGATTTTACGATATGTTGGGGAATGGTGTTCAGATATATACGACGAAACTGTTTACGGGAATTACCGTGTTTTAAGGGGTGCCAGATGGTGCGACCAGGAGAGGAGTGTCATGGCTACTACTCGAAGAAGAAGAAGAAGAAGAAGAAGAAGAAGAAGAAGAAGAAGAAGAAGAAGAAGAAGAAGAAGAAGAAGAAGAAGAAGAAGCCATCCTTTTTCTTTTAAAATTGATGATTTAGGATTTAGAATAGCACTAAACTCGAAGGAATAAAAAAGCATATGGTTTTTGACCAGGTCACCATGGAGCCGGGTTTTTACGGTACGGACAGGTGCCTTGACCGGGTGTGGTCCTTGTGACCGTTTGTCTGGAAACGCGGATTTTGTGCCTCGGATAGCTACAGCAACCAATAGGTATAATCATATACAACTATTAGTCATATCCCTGAAATACTCTTTTTATAGTATATGAGCTTATAACAATGTTAAATCTGATTAATCTTTTATTAAGGTATTTTCATGATTTTCTAAAATAGAAAGCAAGTATTGAAAGGAATTGGTCGAATAGAACCTGATTTACCTGATTTATAAAAGCCAATCAGTCAGTATTTTCTGTAGAAATCAATAAAAGGATTGCCTTCAAGCGCATTTTTATTTTTCTTTTTGGGAAAAAATAAGAACCTTACCGTCGAGTTTTGGAGATAAGAGTCATTTTTAAAGCAAAAAAAGAAAATGTCCGTTCGTGTAAAACCTTGCTTATTGTTGAGATATAAGCCTGATTTTTCACAAAAATCTAAAAGAATCGATTGTTTTTTGAATTTAAAAAATGATAACTTTAAAACTCGATTCTAGATTAGAAACCATTTAACCTTTATCAAAAGTCTATTTAAAATCCACATTATGAGAAAGTTAATCGCTTTGTTCATGCTTGCAGGCATCCTATTCGCACCTGTTATTGCTAACGCACAAGAGGCAGAAGATACCGCAGCACAAGAAGAAACAACCCCAGTAGCCGTTGAGCCTGCTGCATCTCCCACGATTGTTGATGACGAGATCGTCGCAGAGGAGCAAAGTTTCCACCAAATTGTAAAAGAGAAATTCATCGAAGGTGATCCTCTTTTCATGACTCCAGTATTGATCTGTTTGATCTTGGGTCTAGCGGTTGCTTTAGAAAGAATCATCACCCTGAACCTCTCTACGACCAACACGAAGAAATTGTTGATCAAAGTAGAAGATGCTTTGGAAACCGGTGGAGTAGAAGCTGCTAAGGATGTTACCAAAAACACCAAAGGCCCTGTTGCTTCCATCTTTACCCAAGGTTTGATGAGATATTCAGAAGGAATCGAAATGGTAGAAAAGTCTATTATTTCTTATGGTTCTGTAGAAATGGGTAGATTGGAAAAAGGTCTTGTTTGGATCTCCCTATTTATCTCCCTAGCCCCGATGTTGGGTTTCATGGGTACGGTAATCGGTATGATCGGTGCATTTGATTCCATCGAAGCAGCTGGTGATATCTCCCCTTCTCTAGTGGCAGGTGGTATCAAGATCGCCCTTTTGACCACAGTAGCTGGTTTGATCGTAGCGATTATCCTTCAGTTGTTCTACAACTATTGCGTAGCTAAAATCGATTCTTTGGTTAATGATATGGAAGATGCTTCCATCACATTGGTTGACATCTTGGTTAAGCACAAATTGACTGGCAAGTAAGCCGTCAGATTTGTTGAACCTTAATATATACGTTAACCTCAAAGAAAAACTACATTATGGATACTTATGACATCTTATTATATGGAAGTTACATCCTAATCGCAGTTGGTGCTGTAGTGGCTATTTTAATGCCATTGATCAAGTCTTTGGATAACCCAAAGAGCTTGCTTAAAACTGCAGTGGGAATTGTTGGTATAGTTGTTTTGTTCTTCATTGCTTACTCTATTTCAGGCAATGAAGTTCTTCCAAAATTTGAAGCCTCTCCTTTCAACCTTACGCCTGGATTATCTCAGTTGGTTGGAGGTATGCTTATCACCACCTACATCCTTTCAATCGGTGCCTTAGCTGGTATTGTATTGACAGAAGTGAATAAAGCGATAAAATAATATGGCCAGAAAGAAAAATAGAATGAGTACGGAGGTCAATGCAGGCTCTATGGCAGATATTGCTTTCCTGCTGCTGATCTTCTTTCTCGTGACCACTACGATCGCATCGGATAAAGGGATTTTGAACGTGCTTCCTCCGAAGCTAGATCCAAACAATCCTCCTCCTGAGATCGATCTGAATAAGCGTAATATCTTTACAATTCTGCTGAACGCAAATGATCAGTTGTTAGTAGAAGGAGAGTTTAGAGATAACCCCGAAGGGCTTGACGAGGAGTTGAAAGCTTTTATCTTGAACTTTGGTTCTCCGGATGAAGAAGGTCAAGCTTTATATAATTCTCTACCAGCTTCTCTGAAAGCTTTGGCAGCAAGAGATCCTGAATCCTCTGATGATCCGGGAGAGGCAGTAGTCTCTATTAAGACTGACCGTGGTACTAGTTATGATAAATACTTGGAAGTATTTGATTTGGCTAAAAAGGCATATTTTGACATCTATGCAGCCCGTGTAAATCTCAGTACTGATGAATACAGAGCTCTGACCGGTAAAAATGATGCTGAGCAAAGTCTTATTGACAAAGGAAAAGAGGGGTTGCCAATGGCAATTTCTATTGCAGAACCTAATAAGGTAGGAGGGAATTAAAATGGCAAAGTTCGGAAAGAAAAATAAAGTTTCGGAAAATATCCCAACCTCGGCGTTGCCGGATATTATTTTCATGCTACTCTTCTTCTTCATGGTTACGACCGTGTTGAGAGATCAGGAATTGTTGGTAGAGCAAAGAATTCCTCAGGCTACCCAGCTTCAGAAGCTTCAGAAGAAGTCTCTTATCTCTTACCTGTTCATAGGGCAGCCAAAGAATACTGCGCTTTATGGTACTGAACCTAGAATCCAGGCAAATGATGCACTGATGAATGTTCCGGAAATTGTACAATGGGTAAACCAAGAGCGTGATATGCTTCCTGAATCAGATCGTGCAGGAATTACGATTTCTATGAAAGTAGATAAAGAAGTGAAAATGGGTCCGGTGTCTGATGTGCAGACAGAGTTGAGAGAGGCCGATGCACGAAGGGTACTTTATGCATCTGTAGGAAAAGTGCAGAATAACTAAATTAATCTAAGCTATTTAGCAAAGCTATCCCGTTTTCGGGATAGCTTTTTTTTATACCATGTTATCATCTATAACACCAAGAAAAAAGGTCCAGAATGCCTGGGCTATGTATGATTGGGCCAATTCAGTGTATAGCTTAGTCATCACCTCTACTATTTTTCCGGTATATTTCAACAGTGTGACCAAGGGTCTTAAAGCTGATGACAAAGTTGATTTTTTTGGATTCGAGATCATCAATACGGTGTTGTATTCTTACTCAATATCCTTGTCATTTTTAATCATCGCATTGATATCTCCCTTGCTCTCAGGTATTGCGGATGCAAGTGGCAAAAAACTTCAGTTTATGAAGTTTTTCGCATACCTCGGTTCCCTCTCCTGTGTAGCGCTGTTCTTTTTTGATGGCAATAATTTGGAATGGGGCATCTGCTTTAGCGTTTTGGCCAGTATTGGGTATGCAGGAAGTATTGTTTTTTACAATGCCTACTTGCCAGAAATCACTACTCCTGATAAGTACGACCTGTTGAGTGCCAAAGGTTTTGCGTTAGGATATATCGGTAGTGTGATACTTTTAGTCGTGAATTTGTTGATGATTCAGTTCCCCTCTTTTTTCATGATTTCTGATGGGGGCATGGCCGCTAGATTTTCATTTTTAATCACTGGACTTTGGTGGGCTGGATTTTCCCAGATCCCATTTAGGGTGCTTCCTAAGAACCCTTTTGATAAGGATATAAAGCGAGAATTTCTGATAAAAGGATACCGGGAGATCCGCAAGGTATGGTATGAAGTAAAGGGACATAAGGTGATGAATCGTTTCTTGGCATCCTTCTTTTTCTATTCTATGGGTGTGCAGACAGTCATGTATCTTGCTGCCACCTTTGGTGACAAAGAGCTTGGTTTGCCAGGAGATCAGCTGATATTGACTATTTTGATTATTCAGATAGTGGCCATCGCAGGAAGTTATTTCTTTGCCTATATCTCTAAGATTTATGGCAATAAAATAAGCCTTGTAATCATGGTATTAGTGTGGGTTGGAGTCTGCGGAGGAGCATATTATGTGTATTCTGTCTATGAATTCTTTGCACTTGCTTTTGTAGTAGGCCTTGTCATGGGCGGCATACAGTCTCTGTCCAGATCCACATTTTCGAAATTGATTCCCGGCAGCACTACGGATCATGCTTCTTACTTTAGCTTCTATGATGTTACGGAGAAGCTGGCTATCGTTCTAGGCACTTTTTCTTATGGAGTGATTGAGCAGGTCACTGGCAGCATGAGAAACTCAGCGCTTTCACTTGGCCTGTTTTTTCTTGTTGGATTAGGTTTCCTACTTTTAGTGACAATCCCGAAAAATGACTTCCAAGAGCATTAAGCTATCAACGTTGGTAAGAGTGATAGTTCATGCTAAACCGTGTTTTCTAAGTGGTGTGAAGGTCTATTGATTAAATTACAAAGCCGAACTTATGAGCTAGTTTCTGCCTATGCGGGATTTTTGTGTAAATTTTGGTAAAAAGTTATTTGGCCTAGAGAGTCTGGCTATTGATAGAAAAGCGAATTTGTATTAAAGCAGCTTATGGTATAAAGTGATTTCAAATGAAGCTTTAGATATGCCTGATCTGTAGTTTTTTTTCTTTGCTGTAGCGTTTCCAGATTTGATACGTCCTACCTATAGGATAGACTTTATATCTAATGTCTGAAATTTTATTTAGTTTTATAGTTGTTGGTTTTGTCAAAAATATAAATGCAATTATCCCTAGTAGGCATTCTGGTTTAACTGTTAGGCAATTTTTCCCGCTCGGAGAAAATCCAATCGAAATTGGGTGTTAAACTAAAACACCCACGATTTTGAAAGTTAGGGAAGATTTGTTTTTTCAAACAACCATTATATCAGAAGCGAACCCAAATGCTTGTTTTATCGGATAGCAGGAGGTGTGCGATTTGATCTTGAAATTTGTTTGTTATATCTTGTTTTTAAGAAGTAATTATTAGATTTTAATGCGAAAAATCCTATTATTTAGTGCTATTTTCTTATTCCTATGCGATTTGAGGGCTAGGGCTCAAGACATTCGAATCAATGAAATAATGTCTTCTAATAGTGGGTCAGTCTTTGATGAGGATGGGGACGACAGCGACTGGATAGAATTGTCAAATATTGGAGAGTCCCCGGTAGATCTAGAGAGCTTTTTGATAACAGATGATGAGTCCAATCCGGGGAAATGGGAATTTCCAGCGATTACTTTACCGGGGAAGAGCACCATGTTGGTATGGGCATCAGGTAAGGATAGAAGAATAGCCTCCAGTCCTCTTCATACCAATTTCAGCATCAAAGCGTCAGGCGGGGAGACCCTTTTGCTATACTCTTCCGAACAAAAGGAACTAGATAGGCTGGAGATACCGGCTATACCCACCAACAATTCCTATGGAAGATTTCCCAATGGTACCGGTGCATGGTATTTTATGGAATCACCCACTCCCGGAAAAGATAACAAAGAAGCTGGACAGGTTGAGCTATTGGTCGCACCTGCTTTTTCCCAAAGTCCTGGCTGGTATGAGGAGCAAATCTCCCTTGAACTATCATCTCCCGATGAATCAGTAAAAATTCTATATACACTGGATGGCTCAGTTCCTAACATTGAAAATGTTCAAGAGAATGGATCCGAGTTTTTGGTTAATTATTATCATTTCGGTGAATGGGAAACAAGCGAGAATATTGCCAGGAAAAACAGAACCTATGTCTATACAGGTCCGCTTGAGATTGCTGATCGTAGCGAAGAGGACAATGACTTGTCAGACATCATTACTACCTACAAAAACGAATACGGGTTGGGGTGGAAAAGACCGAAGGAAAGAGTCTTTAAGGGAAACGTAGTACGTGCCGCAGCTTACAAAGACGGAAAAATGAGCGCGGTCACCACAGGAAGTTATCTGATAGACAGGAGACTTAACCAACGTTATGCCTTACCTGTGATATCTTTGACAGGGTCTGCTGAAGATCTATTTGGGTA from Algoriphagus sp. NG3 encodes the following:
- a CDS encoding biopolymer transporter ExbD, whose protein sequence is MAKFGKKNKVSENIPTSALPDIIFMLLFFFMVTTVLRDQELLVEQRIPQATQLQKLQKKSLISYLFIGQPKNTALYGTEPRIQANDALMNVPEIVQWVNQERDMLPESDRAGITISMKVDKEVKMGPVSDVQTELREADARRVLYASVGKVQNN
- a CDS encoding MotA/TolQ/ExbB proton channel family protein codes for the protein MRKLIALFMLAGILFAPVIANAQEAEDTAAQEETTPVAVEPAASPTIVDDEIVAEEQSFHQIVKEKFIEGDPLFMTPVLICLILGLAVALERIITLNLSTTNTKKLLIKVEDALETGGVEAAKDVTKNTKGPVASIFTQGLMRYSEGIEMVEKSIISYGSVEMGRLEKGLVWISLFISLAPMLGFMGTVIGMIGAFDSIEAAGDISPSLVAGGIKIALLTTVAGLIVAIILQLFYNYCVAKIDSLVNDMEDASITLVDILVKHKLTGK
- a CDS encoding asparaginase, yielding MNYKIVRLNTALRTSKTSSVLIIYTGGTLGMAYDESGALVPFNFGQILEKIPILYTMDIAITVISFPEPIDSSNVSMSHWKDMAYIIYENYDSYDGFVVLHGTDTMAYSASMLSYMLQGLNKPVIFTGAQLPISAMRSDARENLMTSLEIATAKINDKPIVPEVCIFFNHLLLRGNRSKKVQSVHFDAFESENYPPLAESGIVIDYNTQAIRSLESNKKLVNRNSLDNNVLILKLFPGITQRVIDATLDIKGLKGVVLETYGSGNSPSEEWFMSSLQRAIKKGIIILNVSQCNGGRVIQGRYETSKELLNVGVISGTDMTTEAAITKLMFLLGQESTHADVVEKLKMPLAGEMSA
- a CDS encoding MFS transporter yields the protein MLSSITPRKKVQNAWAMYDWANSVYSLVITSTIFPVYFNSVTKGLKADDKVDFFGFEIINTVLYSYSISLSFLIIALISPLLSGIADASGKKLQFMKFFAYLGSLSCVALFFFDGNNLEWGICFSVLASIGYAGSIVFYNAYLPEITTPDKYDLLSAKGFALGYIGSVILLVVNLLMIQFPSFFMISDGGMAARFSFLITGLWWAGFSQIPFRVLPKNPFDKDIKREFLIKGYREIRKVWYEVKGHKVMNRFLASFFFYSMGVQTVMYLAATFGDKELGLPGDQLILTILIIQIVAIAGSYFFAYISKIYGNKISLVIMVLVWVGVCGGAYYVYSVYEFFALAFVVGLVMGGIQSLSRSTFSKLIPGSTTDHASYFSFYDVTEKLAIVLGTFSYGVIEQVTGSMRNSALSLGLFFLVGLGFLLLVTIPKNDFQEH
- a CDS encoding PP2C family protein-serine/threonine phosphatase codes for the protein MTTEIHKFQRKELQLKSLLEITQAINENQSETVLLNIFKFTCLVHLNIKSLILYVAKQGAFENKISHGVKGNVPMLISAAQVMDEKTTGELRLELEEEYSFEELETYLPVYHKDKMLAILFLRRKDQELELDLNFTQALTNILVVALENKRFARKQLEQEILNREVAIASQVQQMLFPAELPIDKELKAKVTYLPHSMVGGDYYDLIRKSKDEVYFCIADVSGKGIAAALLMSNFQAALRTLLRSDADLEMVVKQLNYTLFENTNGERFITFFLGYFNFKTRVLSYVNAGHNPPLLCRDEVGLCDSLDAGTTILGAFDELPFLEVGKREDLKNFSLHLYTDGLTEAMNPAEEEYGEERLEQFVNKNHKLDPDDFHRKFLKKINEFSKDIPLRDDLTLLSLRFQ
- a CDS encoding polysaccharide deacetylase family protein, whose product is MVWHSVPSLIQRLYPARIWKKADGDNRVYLTFDDGPVPGVTEFVLEELAKRDQKATFFVVGDNVRKNLGLAREILDQGHKIGNHTFNHLNGWRTEQGKYLDNINICEEILGDLLGIKTHLFRPPYGLISSAQAAEVSKSYQIVMWTMLSGDYDLRLKPEMIVKKSIKYTAAGSIAVFHDQQKTKDVLPQILPQYLDYIREKGWKTDLL
- a CDS encoding biopolymer transporter ExbD; translated protein: MARKKNRMSTEVNAGSMADIAFLLLIFFLVTTTIASDKGILNVLPPKLDPNNPPPEIDLNKRNIFTILLNANDQLLVEGEFRDNPEGLDEELKAFILNFGSPDEEGQALYNSLPASLKALAARDPESSDDPGEAVVSIKTDRGTSYDKYLEVFDLAKKAYFDIYAARVNLSTDEYRALTGKNDAEQSLIDKGKEGLPMAISIAEPNKVGGN
- a CDS encoding TatD family hydrolase produces the protein MNYIETHAHIYSTKFDSDRDQVIQDIRNAGIERVYMPNVDVATIEAMLACEERYPGLCIPMMGLHPCDVKDDYPEQLAIMEDWLNKRPFAAIGEIGLDLYWDKTFFEQQKEALRIQINWAKERELPIVLHCRDSIDETIAIVQDAYDGKLKGVFHCFTGTLDQARQITEMGFLLGIGGVVTFKNGGLDRILPEISLDHLVLETDAPYLAPVPNRGKRNSPAYLPIIAEKIGDLLHLSKEEVALKTKQNALNLFREIGS
- a CDS encoding glycosyltransferase; this translates as MIVWVCYSIVTLIILQFCILLIRIDFYWKNHRATSVELPFVSVLVAARNEERDLVDLLLSLENIDYPADKIEFLFADDQSSDRTAQLLGQWCEHSANRSFISIDSSQAALYNENGKANALGILAEEAKGDYYFFTDADCVVNREWIREGVGSFSGNTGLLIGITQVKAERMLGRFQEIDWWLTLGFVKVATDLHIHTTGLGNNMVISKEAYVKSGGFKSIPFCLTEDLEISRAIQKKGFGIAHQVSSGMLLKTKPEASLTSLMSQRKRWMHGMMTLPLYWKLGLGLQFGYFMGIIGLFIFMPKIGVVLALVKMALQGLFLHRFAHRAGERGSWLYLLFFDFYSSISTLLTILYYFWPSKTNWKSRIYP